CCCCAGAGGATTCCGAAGTCCCCCAGGCGTTCGACGAGGTTTCCTCCGCGGAAGCGCAGGAGGACCACCATGGCGTCCCCGAACGCGATCGCGCGGATCGCGGCTCGCTTCCGCTCGGGGAGCTGGGGCTCGAAGGCGACGGTCTCGGACTTCAGGACACCCAGGGGGAGAGTGACCACCGCCCGCCGCGCGCGGATCTCGTGGGTCTCGCCCGCCGCGGTCGCCGTCTCGATGAGGGCGCCGTCCCCGGAGCTCCGGACGGCGATGACCCGGGTCTCCAGGCGAATCCGCTCGCGGAGTGGACGGCTTCGCCGCGCCACGAGCTCCTCGTATCCCTCGACCACCTGGAAGTTCGAGTAGCCGAACTCCTCAGACGCGAGCGTGGTCTCCTCGGCAGGCCCGCGCAGGCCCACGCTGTCCGCGTCCGCGGCGGCCGCGTGGGCGTAGAGGAGGCTGACGAGCATCTTGGCCCCGGGGAGTGCCTCCTGCCGACCGAGCCATTCCGCCAGGGGGAGATCGGGGCCGTCGTAGGCGAGGATGCGTTTCGGCAAACCGAAAGCACCTTGGTAGAACGCCCGCCATCCGATGGTGCGGTGGAGCCAGTTCGAGGGGAGGGGCAGCCGCTCGACCCTCCCGTCGCGCAGGAAGCGCGCCCGTCTCGTCGTGGGAAGGGGACGGGCATGGAGCCCGAACTCCCGGAGCCAGGCATGCGTGACCACGCGCTTACCGTGAATCATGAGAGCGCCGAGTTCGAAGGGAAGGCGCCCCGACAGACCGTACATGGTCCGCACGCGACCCCCGATGTGCCCGGAGGCCTCGACGACCAGGAAGTCGATGCCGGCCTCCTGGAGGCGCTGCGCGCACGCGAGGCCCGCCATCCCGGCCCCGATCACGACCACGTCGTGGGACTCCGCCATGGGCCCGACCCGGACGGCCTCCCTAGGTAAAACACTCGCGCCCCGCCCGTGACGCGAATCTGCAAATGGGAATCACTAAAGCCCTCGGCCTCTTGAAGAAGGCCGCCGGAGTGACCCAGATGTCGTCCCCATCGATCCGCGACGCGTTCCGCGCCTTCACGACGACCTGCGCCTTGATTACCGTGGACGGCCCCCGTGGGCCCAACGTGATGGCCGCGGAGTGGACGTTCAACGTCTCCTACCGCCCCTTCTTGATCGCGGTCCACGTCGACAAGGCGAACGTCACGCACGACGAGATTCTCGCCACGGGCGAGTTCGGGGTGAACCTGGTCTCCGAAGAGCAGGCCGCCGCGATGCGGTTCGCCGGCCACTTCTCCAAGGCGGACACGGAGAAGCTGTCGAGCCGCGTCTTCGAGACCTATCCGGCCCGCACGATCCGGGCGCCCATGATTCGGGGTTCCGTGCTGAACGCCGAATGCCGTCTCGTCCAGCATCTGACGCTGGGAGACCACACCGCGTTCATCGGCGAGGTCCTCGACTTCTCGGTCGATCCCGAGGCGCGGCCTCTGATCCTCCACCACGGCTCCCACAGACTGGGGGAGAAGGTCGAGCGCCGCCCGGGCATCGTCGTGGCCGCCACGCCCTCCCGGGTCCGCGCGGGGGAGTCGGTCAAGATCGCGGCGGAACTCGCG
The nucleotide sequence above comes from Thermoplasmata archaeon. Encoded proteins:
- a CDS encoding NAD(P)/FAD-dependent oxidoreductase; this translates as MAESHDVVVIGAGMAGLACAQRLQEAGIDFLVVEASGHIGGRVRTMYGLSGRLPFELGALMIHGKRVVTHAWLREFGLHARPLPTTRRARFLRDGRVERLPLPSNWLHRTIGWRAFYQGAFGLPKRILAYDGPDLPLAEWLGRQEALPGAKMLVSLLYAHAAAADADSVGLRGPAEETTLASEEFGYSNFQVVEGYEELVARRSRPLRERIRLETRVIAVRSSGDGALIETATAAGETHEIRARRAVVTLPLGVLKSETVAFEPQLPERKRAAIRAIAFGDAMVVLLRFRGGNLVERLGDFGILWGEGPSSFHRPYVAAREAPNVLDAFTVGREAHRRASLPDSELREVVLEELRAILPPSVHVGDIEGFTSSRWPVDPFVRGGYSFLPPGATVEHRRDLAEPVGGILFFAGEATHTQGEAATVHGAIETGYRAAAEVLASLRPR
- a CDS encoding flavin reductase family protein, whose translation is MGITKALGLLKKAAGVTQMSSPSIRDAFRAFTTTCALITVDGPRGPNVMAAEWTFNVSYRPFLIAVHVDKANVTHDEILATGEFGVNLVSEEQAAAMRFAGHFSKADTEKLSSRVFETYPARTIRAPMIRGSVLNAECRLVQHLTLGDHTAFIGEVLDFSVDPEARPLILHHGSHRLGEKVERRPGIVVAATPSRVRAGESVKIAAELATPLRGPLTIALRAADGTERPVGTQDAGGEDNLEATVTIPRDAPAGAHGLVVRAGGAQGDARLDVLRD